One window from the genome of Betaproteobacteria bacterium encodes:
- the cas8c gene encoding type I-U CRISPR-associated protein Cas8c: MRGRTTVGAGNPSSRSRVALRTPSTVLGAMGAGVVGSPVARGGPAGLARERRAWAQIEQGDRPMSEASIPVDLFNPGQVFACLGFLEAADVLLGDAEGGFDWSNPADVRFRLSANGNANPFGMVLGYLADATPLRYAPMGFVESSAKPEGDAEAGDDSNDDEDDDEAGASTLVPSETFPAPSGDVSSLPIFLKCSGYSDVAIGHWADGTSRNTFKLYSGNRSAEKIACAMVAGTRAKPKKGQTIGDLKTRGISHLWAERREELIERPFLPTPLGGSFNFDARGAWTALDAGYSPNTQKHQVASSPVVQMLAAWGLEHARPFEFGVRQVRYAAWGEMLPPMLARVALSGQDGASRKIFRFELALSGKNKIVTFSQQEDAS, from the coding sequence ATGCGAGGACGCACCACCGTCGGCGCTGGAAACCCAAGCTCGCGAAGTCGCGTTGCGCTTCGCACGCCTTCAACGGTGCTGGGGGCCATGGGGGCTGGTGTGGTGGGAAGCCCTGTTGCGCGCGGCGGACCAGCAGGCCTCGCGCGAGAACGACGCGCGTGGGCGCAAATCGAACAAGGAGACCGACCGATGAGCGAAGCCAGTATCCCGGTGGACTTGTTCAATCCCGGCCAAGTTTTCGCCTGCCTCGGATTTCTCGAAGCCGCCGATGTGCTGTTAGGCGATGCGGAAGGCGGATTCGATTGGAGCAATCCCGCCGACGTGAGGTTCCGTTTGAGCGCAAACGGGAATGCCAATCCGTTCGGGATGGTGCTGGGCTATTTGGCAGATGCCACACCGCTGCGTTATGCCCCGATGGGGTTCGTCGAATCATCGGCCAAGCCAGAAGGTGACGCCGAGGCTGGCGATGATTCCAACGACGATGAGGATGACGATGAAGCCGGTGCATCGACCCTGGTGCCATCGGAGACCTTTCCCGCCCCTTCTGGCGATGTCTCATCTCTTCCGATCTTCTTGAAATGCAGCGGCTACTCAGACGTGGCCATTGGGCACTGGGCTGACGGCACCAGCCGCAACACCTTCAAGCTTTATTCGGGCAACCGATCTGCGGAGAAGATCGCGTGCGCCATGGTTGCTGGCACGCGTGCAAAGCCAAAGAAAGGCCAGACGATCGGAGATCTCAAGACTCGCGGCATCAGCCATTTATGGGCCGAACGGCGCGAAGAGTTGATCGAGCGCCCCTTTCTGCCGACCCCGCTGGGTGGCAGCTTCAACTTCGATGCCCGTGGCGCATGGACTGCCCTCGATGCAGGGTATTCGCCCAACACACAGAAGCATCAAGTCGCATCATCTCCGGTAGTTCAAATGCTGGCCGCATGGGGATTGGAGCACGCACGGCCGTTCGAATTTGGCGTTCGGCAGGTGCGCTACGCCGCATGGGGCGAGATGTTGCCGCCGATGCTGGCGCGCGTTGCACTCTCTGGCCAAGACGGCGCATCTCGAAAAATTTTCCGATTCGAGCTGGCTTTGAGTGGAAAGAACAAGATCGTTACTTTTTCTCAACAGGAGGATGCGTCATGA
- a CDS encoding nucleotidyltransferase, whose protein sequence is MSNRLPVDDAALTAFCHKHAIRRLSLFGSMLKGTARSNSDVDLLVEFEPGKKPGLLALAAMEQELSALLGGRRIDLRTAEDLSRHFRDEVVRTAEVQYARG, encoded by the coding sequence ATGAGCAATCGTTTACCTGTTGACGACGCAGCGCTGACGGCCTTCTGCCACAAGCACGCCATCCGCAGGTTGTCGCTCTTCGGCTCCATGCTGAAGGGGACGGCTCGCTCTAATAGTGACGTTGATCTGCTCGTGGAGTTCGAACCGGGCAAGAAGCCAGGTCTGCTCGCGCTCGCAGCCATGGAACAAGAACTCTCGGCACTGCTCGGAGGCCGGCGCATCGATCTGCGTACAGCAGAAGACCTTTCCCGCCACTTCCGCGACGAAGTGGTGCGCACGGCGGAGGTGCAATATGCGCGAGGATGA
- the cas5u6u gene encoding type I-U CRISPR-associated protein Cas5/Cas6 — protein MSHVLLINVRFHDCRYHGSGDWPPSPARLFQALVAGAARGGLSPSDQEALGWLETLPPPLIAAPSERAGQSFGFFVPNNDLDSVGGDVRRIGKIRTSVKRMRPRMFSPERPFLYAWVFENNEENRSQANVVAYMADRLYQLGRGVDMAWAVGEVIEPVELDRRLEAYTGAIYRPNDGREGITLDCLERGSLDSLCKRYQATGHRFTPTGQGKRLFTQAPKPRFQAVSYNSPITHLLFDLRDTVKAGSPFAPWPLARVVELVQTLRGRVDAEGTPEPGATRRLWDTLPDQRGEISSALIGRNATEADKHRRVRILPLPSIGHAHVNRDIRRVLVEVPPNCPLRKDDISWAFSGLEIASTGDETTRELLSNTQLVPAVDRSMLEHYGLGSGESARVWRSVTPLALPEGAGRRRIEAARLRAEAKDGPERLAEHQCATGAVLHALRHAGVRASATSVRMQREPFEAKELRVEFFSPGTRFAKERLWHAEITFATPVQGPLVLGDGRYAGLGLMRPVASVIGVHAFRIVGGLADGTKPATISAALRRAVMARVQDVLGLRKPLPTFFSGHERNGAPARGNAHRHLAFITDLARDRLLIVAPHMMEHRHPTPDEKRHLSVLAASLVGLAELRAGGAGRLELTSSTAHADDRLLAPALRWESVTEYRVTRHPKRTMDHQALVADAASELARRNLPRPTRIEPIQCTLGSHGGITGRMRIEFATAVSGPILIGQTCHSGGGLFIADEQR, from the coding sequence ATGAGTCACGTCCTTCTCATCAACGTCCGTTTCCACGACTGCCGCTATCACGGTAGCGGTGACTGGCCACCGTCGCCTGCGCGGCTGTTTCAGGCCTTGGTGGCTGGTGCGGCGCGAGGTGGATTGAGTCCGAGCGACCAGGAAGCGCTTGGCTGGTTGGAAACCTTGCCCCCGCCTCTCATCGCCGCGCCATCGGAAAGGGCCGGACAATCGTTCGGCTTCTTCGTTCCGAACAATGATCTCGACTCGGTGGGCGGCGACGTTCGGAGAATCGGGAAGATCAGAACGTCCGTGAAAAGAATGCGTCCGCGGATGTTCTCTCCCGAACGGCCCTTCCTCTATGCCTGGGTCTTCGAGAACAACGAGGAAAACCGATCGCAAGCGAATGTCGTTGCATATATGGCAGATCGGCTCTACCAGCTCGGCCGCGGCGTGGATATGGCGTGGGCGGTGGGCGAGGTGATTGAACCCGTCGAGTTGGATCGCCGGCTCGAAGCCTACACGGGCGCTATCTACCGGCCAAACGACGGTCGCGAGGGGATAACACTAGATTGCTTGGAACGAGGCTCTCTGGACAGCCTGTGCAAGCGGTATCAAGCTACCGGTCATCGTTTCACCCCGACGGGACAGGGAAAACGGCTATTTACGCAGGCGCCCAAACCGCGCTTCCAGGCGGTGTCCTACAACAGCCCGATAACCCATTTACTATTCGATCTGCGCGACACCGTCAAGGCGGGCTCGCCCTTCGCGCCCTGGCCGTTGGCGCGAGTCGTCGAACTCGTGCAAACGCTACGCGGCCGAGTCGATGCGGAGGGCACCCCTGAGCCCGGGGCAACGAGGCGGCTTTGGGATACTTTGCCCGACCAGCGCGGCGAAATATCGAGCGCTCTGATCGGACGCAACGCAACCGAGGCCGACAAGCATCGGCGCGTGCGCATCTTGCCCTTACCATCCATCGGCCATGCGCACGTGAACCGAGATATCCGGCGCGTCTTGGTGGAAGTACCACCCAATTGTCCGCTACGGAAGGACGACATTTCCTGGGCATTTTCCGGACTGGAAATCGCATCCACGGGTGACGAGACTACCAGGGAACTCCTTTCAAACACTCAACTGGTTCCAGCAGTGGATCGCTCAATGTTGGAACATTACGGCCTCGGCTCCGGTGAGTCCGCTCGCGTCTGGCGCAGTGTTACGCCGCTGGCGCTTCCTGAGGGTGCTGGGCGCCGCCGCATCGAAGCCGCACGCTTGCGTGCGGAAGCCAAGGATGGCCCGGAGCGGTTGGCTGAGCACCAATGCGCTACAGGCGCCGTGTTACATGCATTACGCCATGCCGGCGTTCGAGCGTCAGCTACATCAGTGCGAATGCAGCGGGAGCCCTTCGAAGCAAAAGAATTACGGGTAGAGTTTTTTTCGCCTGGGACGCGCTTCGCCAAGGAGCGCCTCTGGCATGCGGAAATCACCTTTGCGACGCCTGTGCAAGGCCCTCTGGTGCTCGGCGACGGACGTTACGCGGGTCTTGGCCTTATGCGGCCGGTCGCAAGCGTCATCGGCGTGCACGCCTTCCGCATAGTCGGGGGATTGGCGGATGGAACGAAACCGGCGACGATCTCCGCAGCCCTTCGGCGGGCAGTGATGGCCCGGGTGCAAGATGTGCTCGGACTGCGCAAGCCGCTGCCGACTTTCTTCAGCGGGCACGAGCGCAACGGAGCGCCGGCGCGCGGGAATGCCCATCGGCATCTCGCATTCATCACGGACCTTGCGCGTGACCGCCTGCTAATCGTTGCGCCACACATGATGGAACATCGTCATCCAACACCCGACGAGAAGCGACATTTGTCCGTGCTCGCTGCATCATTGGTTGGGCTCGCCGAGCTGCGGGCTGGTGGGGCAGGCAGGTTGGAACTGACATCCTCCACCGCTCACGCGGACGATCGGTTGCTTGCCCCAGCGTTGCGCTGGGAAAGCGTTACGGAGTATCGCGTGACACGGCATCCCAAAAGGACAATGGACCATCAGGCCCTAGTCGCCGATGCCGCGAGTGAGCTTGCTCGACGAAATCTTCCACGACCTACGCGGATCGAGCCTATTCAGTGCACATTAGGATCTCACGGTGGCATTACTGGACGCATGCGCATCGAGTTCGCGACAGCCGTCAGCGGTCCGATTCTTATTGGACAAACCTGCCATAGCGGTGGCGGCTTGTTCATAGCCGACGAGCAGCGCTGA
- a CDS encoding type II toxin-antitoxin system PemK/MazF family toxin has product MRRGELYLVQHPSVRDPRRQRVFVIVSRQLLVESSFSSVVCAPVYTRRDGLHTQVDVGVDEGLKHDSSIHCDELMSLPKSSLTNFVGSLSPAKLALLDRALAFALGLTASVLDRGA; this is encoded by the coding sequence GTGAGGCGTGGGGAGCTTTACCTCGTTCAGCATCCTTCCGTTCGCGATCCGCGGCGACAGCGCGTTTTCGTAATCGTCAGTCGTCAGCTTCTCGTGGAATCGTCGTTCTCCTCCGTGGTATGTGCGCCGGTCTACACCCGTCGAGACGGTTTGCACACGCAAGTCGACGTCGGCGTCGACGAAGGTCTCAAGCACGACAGCAGCATTCACTGCGACGAACTGATGAGTTTGCCGAAGAGCTCACTTACGAATTTCGTGGGTTCGTTGTCGCCTGCGAAACTCGCTCTGCTTGATCGCGCGTTAGCATTTGCGCTTGGTCTCACCGCCAGCGTATTGGACAGGGGCGCCTAA
- a CDS encoding DUF86 domain-containing protein yields the protein MREDDRIRIQHMIEAAEACVQFISGRGRMDLDSDRMLLFAVIRGIEIIGEAASKVSEETRSDTPAIPWKAIIGMRNRVIHAYFDIDRDILWKAAAEEIPVLLSMLRLL from the coding sequence ATGCGCGAGGATGACCGCATTCGCATTCAGCACATGATCGAGGCCGCGGAGGCGTGCGTACAGTTCATCTCCGGACGTGGGCGCATGGACCTGGACTCCGATCGCATGCTGCTCTTCGCCGTGATCCGAGGCATAGAGATCATCGGAGAAGCAGCATCGAAGGTATCGGAGGAAACGCGCTCTGACACGCCGGCGATTCCATGGAAGGCCATTATCGGGATGCGCAACCGCGTCATCCATGCCTACTTCGATATCGACAGGGACATCTTATGGAAGGCGGCTGCCGAGGAGATTCCCGTACTGCTGTCGATGCTTCGATTGCTTTGA
- the cas7u gene encoding type I-U CRISPR-associated protein Cas7, producing the protein MGRDVAADAGARCTLWPRRRISKNFPIRAGFEWKEQDRYFFSTGGCVMTQTTTEALLKLTDELLDTWANDPKGPVALHLKQKLLPVEGEGGVIFPPTYADIGYNVDTLSDGTKVATIDSVGSQANRMEPIFRSIGKNDKGEELNPLAKLVPQIEMELYSKGDGKEKHIERRSLLDLAHRSADAVVQSSPTLAALLNPAFLALRNRNDAGPLCTFAPTSLVFGVWDSRGGTGEKLPRIVRSIIRAWNVEPLFSAAQFNSVWKHLDESQQEALKAEEKLKNRADRSDVGLADAPSTFRKVSESAARQMTEFRNGSPNPERRVLGGVIARGEIVREVTINLVALRGIGGSLNEERKDEGIRRYLLSLALLAATHDQDLFLREGCLLRYAGNEQWQQVPRRGDLQPVDVNSEAALKSLNDYASKQAKLFSPLWPESRELIHRFDLAAAKRLLAKKMAEEAPSQ; encoded by the coding sequence ATGGGGCGAGATGTTGCCGCCGATGCTGGCGCGCGTTGCACTCTCTGGCCAAGACGGCGCATCTCGAAAAATTTTCCGATTCGAGCTGGCTTTGAGTGGAAAGAACAAGATCGTTACTTTTTCTCAACAGGAGGATGCGTCATGACACAAACCACGACCGAGGCGCTGCTGAAACTGACCGACGAATTGCTTGACACCTGGGCAAACGACCCGAAAGGGCCGGTCGCTCTCCACCTCAAGCAGAAGCTGCTGCCCGTGGAAGGCGAAGGCGGCGTGATCTTTCCGCCCACCTATGCAGACATCGGCTACAACGTCGACACACTGTCTGACGGAACCAAGGTGGCGACGATCGATAGCGTTGGCTCGCAGGCCAACCGCATGGAGCCGATCTTCAGGTCCATCGGCAAGAATGACAAGGGTGAGGAGCTAAACCCGCTTGCCAAGCTTGTGCCGCAGATCGAAATGGAGTTGTATTCCAAGGGTGACGGAAAAGAGAAACACATTGAGCGTCGATCTCTTCTCGACCTTGCACACCGAAGTGCGGACGCTGTTGTTCAGTCGTCTCCAACCTTGGCTGCGTTGTTGAATCCGGCTTTCCTCGCCTTGCGCAATCGCAATGATGCCGGACCACTCTGCACGTTTGCTCCAACGTCCCTCGTCTTTGGGGTGTGGGACTCGCGCGGCGGCACGGGCGAAAAGCTGCCTCGAATCGTTCGTTCGATCATTCGAGCTTGGAATGTTGAGCCGTTGTTTTCTGCCGCGCAATTCAATTCTGTGTGGAAACATCTCGATGAGAGTCAGCAGGAGGCGCTCAAGGCCGAAGAGAAGCTGAAGAACCGCGCCGATCGTTCTGACGTCGGATTGGCGGATGCCCCTTCAACTTTCCGCAAGGTGAGCGAATCCGCTGCCCGGCAGATGACCGAGTTCAGGAATGGTTCTCCAAACCCGGAGCGTCGCGTCTTGGGCGGGGTCATCGCGCGCGGCGAGATAGTTCGTGAGGTGACGATCAATCTTGTAGCTCTCAGAGGGATTGGAGGCTCGCTCAATGAAGAGCGCAAGGACGAGGGAATTCGTCGTTACTTGCTTTCACTGGCCTTGCTTGCGGCAACTCATGACCAAGATCTGTTCCTTAGGGAAGGCTGCTTACTAAGATATGCAGGCAATGAGCAGTGGCAGCAAGTACCACGACGTGGGGATTTGCAGCCCGTGGATGTGAACTCTGAGGCGGCACTGAAATCACTCAATGACTACGCGAGCAAGCAAGCAAAGTTGTTCTCGCCTCTTTGGCCAGAGAGCAGAGAGTTGATACATAGGTTCGACTTGGCGGCGGCTAAGAGGCTGCTTGCGAAAAAAATGGCGGAAGAAGCCCCATCGCAATGA
- a CDS encoding DUF4926 domain-containing protein: MNPLRLLDVVALMDDLPEHGLARGQVGTIVEVLAPDAYEVEFCDEQGQTYASVGIQADKLMVLRYRPVAAA, encoded by the coding sequence ATGAATCCGCTTCGGCTCTTGGACGTGGTGGCTCTGATGGACGATCTGCCTGAGCACGGCTTGGCACGGGGTCAGGTCGGGACGATCGTAGAGGTACTCGCGCCCGATGCTTACGAGGTCGAATTTTGCGATGAGCAGGGGCAAACGTACGCAAGCGTTGGCATCCAAGCAGATAAGTTGATGGTGTTGCGCTATCGGCCCGTGGCAGCGGCGTGA
- a CDS encoding VOC family protein — translation MIDHVSIPVSDLGRSAAFYDAVLATLGLSRRKERPGAIGYGLPNRAAPVFWILDRVREGSANAGLGLHVSFEAADRAGVDAFHAAALRCGAKDAGAPGVRPEYTAPFYGAFVFELDGFKIEAVCRAP, via the coding sequence ATGATCGATCACGTCTCGATTCCCGTCTCTGATCTGGGTCGTTCTGCGGCGTTCTACGACGCCGTACTTGCGACCTTGGGGTTGTCGCGCCGCAAAGAACGCCCAGGCGCAATCGGATACGGTCTGCCCAACCGAGCAGCGCCGGTTTTCTGGATACTCGACCGTGTACGCGAAGGTAGTGCGAACGCCGGACTCGGTCTTCACGTCAGTTTCGAGGCGGCTGATCGCGCGGGCGTGGATGCGTTTCACGCAGCAGCATTGCGCTGCGGCGCGAAAGACGCCGGGGCCCCGGGGGTACGACCGGAATACACGGCGCCGTTCTACGGCGCGTTCGTTTTCGAGCTAGATGGTTTCAAAATCGAGGCGGTTTGCCGCGCGCCATAA
- a CDS encoding DEAD/DEAH box helicase: MAHRGSPAKTDLVTPGGRAPVAGTALPLLDTVASLALVPATEVPSLSASVAVWTLASKLVLDLVSRERVVPIVGRLQERAFVRWGAALAAPEDAAQVNALTRSMPPAAYAVPVVGAAAREVWAPEALLRAFLDATVDALVRSAREGVARPERRPTKRRGNGDAGFIPWELRWKAALSAGDGTFETESFGERTLLDDLGAWSEPAHGALGRLRACFRLELPEADRESFTLRFLLQSPDDPSLLVTAAEVWSTTGRSLAKLGRAFRDPQESLLEALGRAARLFPAIAPSLAEARPEALVLDPTAAWRFLSDGARALAGAGFGVIVPAELTAAGQRRLRLRMRVNGGAAVAGAVAGTADLGLDALLAFEWEAALGDETLSARELAALARHKAPLVRHRGRWIAVDPGELAEIDRRMAEKTGRISARAAVVAALSGERRLDGMNVAVTAAGEFGDLLARLREGAARMAEPPPGFRGTLRPYQGRGLAWLQTMGALGLGACLADDMGLGKTIQLLAFLLHRLQRAADDGRPALLVAPTSVLGNWEREAERFAPDLRVVRHYGTDRARESSDIPNGAGTVVVTSYGLLRRDVGLLSCVQWSVVVLDEAQNIKNAASATAKAARALPAAHRFALTGTPVENRLAELWSIFEFANPGLLGPLESFRREFAVPVERYGDDQAAGRLRRIASPFLLRRLKSDPAVIQDLPPKNEMKVVCTLTREQATLYQAVLDEEMRRIESADGIERRGRVLALLMFLKQVCNHPAQYLGEAGPLPRRSGKLDRTAEMLEEALAAGDKALVFTQFREMGDRLVAHFRQRHGIEVAFLHGGTPRKARDEMVRRFQEEAHGPRIFVLSVKAGGTGLNLTAASHVFHYDRWWNPAVEDQATDRAYRIGQSRSVQVHKLVCAGTVEEKIDRMLESKRDLAAKVVGTGEKWITELGNTELRELFALSADVAVDGEDDAADDDDIKHASRPAGGKRRRVAARIVEARS, encoded by the coding sequence ATGGCGCATCGCGGATCGCCTGCGAAGACCGATCTCGTCACACCCGGCGGGCGGGCGCCGGTCGCCGGCACGGCGCTGCCGCTGCTGGATACGGTGGCAAGCCTCGCGCTCGTGCCGGCCACTGAGGTTCCTTCGCTTTCAGCTTCGGTCGCCGTCTGGACTCTCGCCAGCAAGCTCGTGCTCGACCTGGTGAGCCGCGAGCGCGTGGTGCCGATCGTCGGGCGCCTGCAGGAGCGGGCCTTCGTCCGTTGGGGCGCGGCGCTGGCGGCACCGGAAGACGCCGCGCAGGTGAATGCGCTCACCCGCAGCATGCCGCCCGCGGCTTACGCGGTGCCGGTCGTCGGCGCGGCCGCGCGCGAGGTGTGGGCGCCCGAGGCGCTGCTCCGCGCGTTTCTGGATGCCACCGTCGACGCCCTCGTCCGCAGTGCACGGGAAGGCGTTGCGCGTCCGGAGCGCCGCCCGACAAAACGTCGCGGCAACGGCGATGCCGGTTTCATACCCTGGGAGCTACGCTGGAAAGCCGCGCTATCGGCGGGGGACGGGACGTTCGAGACCGAGAGCTTCGGCGAGCGCACGCTGCTCGACGATCTCGGCGCCTGGAGTGAGCCCGCGCACGGCGCGCTCGGCCGCCTGCGTGCTTGCTTCCGCCTGGAGCTGCCCGAGGCAGATCGCGAATCCTTCACGCTGCGCTTCCTGCTGCAATCACCGGACGATCCGAGCCTGCTCGTCACGGCTGCCGAGGTCTGGAGCACCACGGGCCGCAGTCTCGCCAAGCTGGGGCGCGCCTTTCGCGATCCGCAGGAATCGCTGCTCGAAGCCCTGGGAAGAGCGGCGCGGCTGTTTCCCGCCATTGCCCCCAGTCTCGCCGAGGCGCGGCCCGAAGCGCTTGTGCTGGATCCGACCGCGGCGTGGCGGTTCCTGAGCGACGGTGCGCGCGCGCTTGCCGGCGCGGGCTTCGGTGTCATCGTGCCGGCCGAGCTCACTGCGGCGGGACAACGCCGGCTGCGGCTGAGGATGCGCGTGAACGGGGGAGCCGCTGTCGCGGGGGCGGTTGCCGGCACCGCGGACCTCGGCCTCGATGCGCTTCTGGCTTTCGAGTGGGAGGCTGCCCTCGGCGACGAGACGCTCAGCGCACGTGAGCTCGCGGCCCTGGCTCGGCACAAGGCGCCGCTCGTTCGCCACCGTGGCCGCTGGATCGCCGTCGATCCGGGCGAGCTCGCCGAAATCGACCGGCGCATGGCGGAAAAGACGGGGCGGATCAGCGCGCGCGCGGCGGTCGTCGCGGCGCTCTCGGGCGAGAGGCGCCTGGACGGGATGAACGTCGCGGTGACCGCGGCGGGTGAGTTCGGCGATCTGCTTGCACGGCTGCGCGAAGGTGCGGCCCGCATGGCCGAACCGCCACCGGGCTTTCGGGGCACGCTGCGCCCGTACCAGGGGCGGGGGCTCGCCTGGCTGCAGACCATGGGCGCGCTGGGGCTGGGCGCGTGTCTGGCCGATGACATGGGTCTGGGAAAGACGATCCAGCTCCTCGCATTCCTGCTGCACCGGTTGCAGCGCGCGGCCGACGACGGGCGTCCCGCGTTGCTGGTCGCGCCCACTTCGGTGCTGGGCAACTGGGAACGCGAGGCCGAGCGCTTTGCGCCCGATCTTCGCGTCGTACGCCACTACGGTACGGACCGGGCGCGCGAATCCAGCGACATACCGAATGGCGCCGGCACCGTAGTGGTGACGAGCTATGGCCTGTTGCGCCGCGACGTGGGGCTGCTCTCGTGCGTGCAGTGGTCGGTCGTGGTGCTCGACGAAGCCCAGAACATCAAGAACGCCGCATCGGCGACTGCGAAAGCGGCGCGCGCGTTGCCAGCGGCGCACCGCTTCGCGCTCACCGGCACGCCAGTCGAGAATCGCCTCGCCGAGCTGTGGTCGATCTTCGAGTTCGCGAATCCGGGACTGCTCGGTCCGCTCGAATCCTTCCGCCGCGAGTTCGCCGTGCCCGTCGAGCGCTACGGCGACGACCAGGCCGCCGGGCGCCTGCGCCGTATCGCGAGCCCCTTCCTGCTGCGGCGACTCAAGAGCGATCCCGCCGTTATCCAGGATCTGCCGCCGAAGAACGAGATGAAGGTCGTGTGCACCTTGACCCGCGAGCAGGCGACGCTCTACCAGGCGGTGCTCGACGAGGAGATGCGCCGCATCGAATCGGCCGACGGTATCGAGCGCCGGGGCCGGGTGCTGGCGCTCCTGATGTTCCTGAAGCAGGTCTGTAACCACCCCGCCCAGTACCTCGGCGAAGCGGGGCCGCTGCCGCGGCGCTCCGGCAAGCTCGACCGCACGGCGGAAATGCTCGAGGAGGCACTCGCCGCGGGCGACAAGGCGCTCGTCTTCACCCAGTTCCGCGAGATGGGCGATCGCCTGGTTGCGCACTTCAGGCAACGGCACGGGATCGAGGTCGCGTTCCTGCATGGCGGCACGCCGCGCAAAGCCCGCGACGAAATGGTGCGCCGTTTCCAGGAGGAGGCCCACGGCCCGCGCATCTTCGTGCTCTCCGTCAAAGCGGGTGGCACCGGTCTCAACCTGACGGCGGCGAGCCACGTGTTCCACTACGACCGCTGGTGGAACCCCGCGGTCGAGGACCAGGCCACGGACCGTGCCTATCGCATCGGGCAGAGCCGAAGCGTGCAGGTCCACAAGCTCGTGTGCGCCGGTACGGTCGAGGAGAAGATCGACCGCATGCTGGAGAGCAAGCGCGATCTCGCCGCCAAGGTGGTGGGCACGGGCGAGAAGTGGATCACCGAGCTCGGCAACACCGAGCTGCGCGAGCTGTTCGCGCTGTCCGCGGACGTTGCCGTGGACGGTGAGGACGACGCGGCCGATGACGATGACATCAAGCATGCGAGCAGGCCGGCCGGTGGCAAGCGCCGTCGCGTCGCGGCCCGCATCGTGGAAGCGCGCTCATGA